Part of the Procambarus clarkii isolate CNS0578487 chromosome 20, FALCON_Pclarkii_2.0, whole genome shotgun sequence genome, cacacacacacacacacacacacacacacacacacacacagtgtcagagtgttttagtgtcagagtggttgataaatggaatgcattaggaagtgatgtggtggaggctgactccatacacagcttcaagtgtagatatgatagagcccaataggctcaggaatctgtacacctgttgattgacggttgagaggcgggaccaaagagccagagctcaacccccgcaaacacaactaggtgagtacacacacacacacacacacaatgggacacaggtggaaactgagtacccacatgagccacagggacgttagaaagaactttttcagtgtcagagtagttaccggatggaatgtattaggcagtgatgtggtggaggatgactccatacacagtttacaatgtagatataatagagcccagtaggctcaggaacctgtacaccagttgattgacagttgagaggcgggaccaaaaagccagagctcacaacccccgcaaggacaactaggtaagtacacacacacacacacacacacacacacacacacacacacacacacacacacacacacacacacacacacacacacacacacacacacacacacacacacacacagctccccacCACTAACAAGGTTTAACAGTATACACACACAGCATTAATTCCTACCCCCACCATGGTCACATATCAACCACCCTCTTTCTCAGGGCATTTCCTGCCTAAGTTCCAGCAGTGGCTCGATTCCATCTTCGAGACAAGTTGTGTGTGTTCATACCTCGTGTCCTGACCTCAGAACAACATAGATATTCTGCAGGGAGGAGTTCTCACCAGCAGAACATCTCTCTCCATGTTCAGCAGGGGGATACTCATCTGCAGAACACCTTTCGTCTCGTATACTCCGTAAACTTACCTGAGAACACCTACAGTGCCCCAAACACCTTCAGTCACCACCGTACCTGGAACAGAACGAGACTCTGGTGAGGTTGATGTCAAGATTAAATAATATGGGCATGATGCAACGGTGGTATGGCGTGCAACAGCAGTCACTCGGTCTGGGGATGACGGCAGGCAAGTGCCTCTTGCAACCAGAAAGTGGCTCTTGCAACAAGAGCCTCCTGCAACAAGGAAGTGCCTCTTGCAACCAGAAATTGCTTCCTACAACAAGAAAGTGCCTCTTGCAACCAGAAAAAGCCTCCTGCAACAAGAAAGTGCCTCCTGCAACCAAGAAAGTGCCTCCTGCAACAAGAAAGTGCCTCCTGCAACCAAGAAAGTGCCTCCTGCAACAAGAAAGTGCCTCCTGCAACCAAGAAAGTGCCTCCTGCAACAAGAAAGTGCCTCCTGCAACCAAGAAAGTGCCTCCTGCAACAAGAAAGTGCCTCCTGCAACCAAGAAAGTGCCTCCTGCAACAAGAAAGTGCCTCCTGCAACCAAGAAAGTGCCTCCTGCAACAAGAAAGTGCCTCCTGCAACCAAGAAAGTGCCTCCTGCAACAAGAAAGTGCCTCCTGCAACCAAGAAAGTGCCTCCTGCAACCAAGAAAGTGCCTCCTGCAACAAGAAAGTGCCTCCTGCAACCAAGAAAGTGCCTCCTGCAACAAGAAAGTGCATCTTGCAACAAGTGCCTCCTGCAACAAGAAAGTGCCTCCTGCAACCAAGAAAGTGCCTCCTGCAACAAGAAAGTGCCTCCTGCAACAAGAAAGTGCCTCTTGCAACAAGTGCCTCCTGCAACCAGAAAGTACCTCCTGCAACCAAGAAAGTGCCTCCTGCAACGAGAAAGTACCTCTTGCAACAAGTGCCTCCTGCAACCAGAAAGTACCTCCTGCAACCAAGAAAGTGCCTCCTGCAACGAGAAAGTGCCTCTTGCAACAAGTGCCTCCTGCAACCAGAAAGTGCCTCCTGCAACCAGAAAGTACCTCCTGCAACCAAGAAAGTGCCTCCTGCAACCAGAAAGTGCCTCCTGCAACCAAGAAAGTGCCTCCTGCAACAAGAAAGTGCCTCCTGCAACAAGAAAGTGCCTCCTGCAACAAGAAAGTGCCTCTTGCAACAAGTGCCTCCTGCAACCAGAAAGTACCTCCTGCAACCAAGAAAGTGCCTCCTGCAACGAGAAAGTACCTCTTGCAACAAGTGCCTCCTGCAACCAGAAAGTACCTCCTGCAACCAAGAAAGTGCCTCCTGCAACGAGAAAGTGCCTCTTGCAACAAGTGCCTCCTGCAACCAGAAAGTGCCTCCTGCAACCAGAAAGTACCTCCTGCAACCACGAAAGTGCCTCCTGCAACCAGAAAGTGCCTCCTGCAACCAAGAAAGTGCCTCCTGCAACAAGAAAGTGCCTCCTGCAACAAGAAAGTGCCTCTTGCAACAAGTGCCTCCTGCAACCAGAAAGTACCTCCTGCAACCAAGAAAGTGCCTCCTGCAACGAGAAAGTGCCTCTTGCAACAAGTGCCTCCTGCAACCAGAAAGTACCTCCTGCAACCAAGAAAGTGCCTCCTGCAACGAGAAAGTGCCTCTTGCAACAAGTGCCTCCTGCAACCAGAAAGTGCCTCCTGCAACCAGAAAGTACCTCCTGCAACCAAGAAAGTGCCTCCTGCAACCAGAAAGTGCCTCCTGCAACCAAGAAAGTGATTCCTGCAACCAAGAAAGTGCCTCCTGCAACCAAGAAAGTGCCTCCTGCAACCAAGAAAGTGCCTCCTGCAACCAGAAAGTGCCTCCTGCAACCAGAAAGTGCCTCCTGCAACAAGAAAGTGCCTCCTGCAACCAAGAAAGTACCTCCTGCAACCAAGAAAGTGCCTCCTGCAACGAGAAAGTGCCTCCTGCAACCAGAAAGTGCCTCCTGCAACAGGGGGTAAACCTGGCATAAACTATCCAGTGAACGCTTACGAGGCCCCGAGATAGTTTAACATGGATTAAGTGGTGTAAACTGTTGTTGGTGACGCCTTGTTGTGTTAggccaagagttttatgttggtgCTCGACGCCACGACCGGATTCACAGCCTAGAACGACCTACACGACCTACACCACGACAAATGACTGCCACGAGACACGACATACCACGAGACACGACCGCCACGAGACACGACCGCCACGACACACGACCGCCACGACACACGACCGCCACGAGACACGACCACCACCGCGAGACACGACCGCCACGAGACACGACCGCCACGACACACGACCTCCACGAGACACGACCGCCACGAGACACGACCGCCACGACACACGACCACCGCGACACACGACCTCCACGAGACACGACCGCCACGAGACACGACTGCCACGACACACGACCACCGCGACAAACGACCACCACGAAATAAGAATTAGCAAGAAGATGATATTAAGAACTTTTGAGACGGCAGGACATAGACACAGAAAGCTGCCGTAAgaccgtcaggctgcgagcagccgcgtccaacagcctggttgaccagtccagcaacgaggaggcctggtcgaggaccggaccgcgggggcgTTGAGCCCCGAAACCATCGCAAGGTAATCGCCTATCACCGGACGCTTACAGTAACAAGAGAACAACAAAGAAATGTGTAAAACTGCTATGTAGCAGTTAGCTTAGCAATTTCTCTCCCTAACTGCTTTACCATACATGGGGAACTACAGAACATTCGTGTAGCCTTAAAGCACTATAGGGCCAGGagt contains:
- the LOC138366739 gene encoding nucleolar and coiled-body phosphoprotein 1-like; protein product: MTPKRPRVRVVYSPVGRDPWGNWQSDPTVTRSGDDGRQVPLATRKWLLQQEPPATRKCLLQPEIASYNKKVPLATRKSLLQQESASCNQESASCNKKVPPATKKVPPATRKCLLQPRKCLLQQESASCNQESASCNKKVPPATKKVPPATRKCLLQPRKCLLQQESASCNQESASCNKKVPPATKKVPPATKKVPPATRKCLLQPRKCLLQQESASCNKCLLQQESASCNQESASCNKKVPPATRKCLLQQVPPATRKYLLQPRKCLLQRESTSCNKCLLQPESTSCNQESASCNEKVPLATSASCNQKVPPATRKYLLQPRKCLLQPESASCNQESASCNKKVPPATRKCLLQQESASCNKCLLQPESTSCNQESASCNEKVPLATSASCNQKVPPATKKVPPATRKCLLQQVPPATRKCLLQPESTSCNHESASCNQKVPPATKKVPPATRKCLLQQESASCNKCLLQPESTSCNQESASCNEKVPLATSASCNQKVPPATKKVPPATRKCLLQQVPPATRKCLLQPESTSCNQESASCNQKVPPATKKVIPATKKVPPATKKVPPATKKVPPATRKCLLQPESASCNKKVPPATKKVPPATKKVPPATRKCLLQPESASCNRG